One stretch of Oceanimonas pelagia DNA includes these proteins:
- a CDS encoding phage terminase large subunit family protein gives MVNPFLDSFLKDANNRYNIDRDSMSHGDWMCANTKLMGKPFSFKRYPFQKAIADDMHDNMDVIKPSQVGLALDLNTPVPTPNGWSTMGALQVGDTVYDEKGQPCRVEYVSPVYTDHPCFAVTFDTGETIVADANHRWYVEWQGGSGVMRTEDMVGGDYWIPNDVDPDSPAFQDGDPFQWNIESITPVETRPVRCISVSSESHLFLAGRGRIPTHNTEVQIRKALAILKRSPGISLIFTLPNEKMYKRISKARIQPLLDDRAFRNPDAAGTKQAMSLMKIGSSWLYVTGAAEADATSINADIVFNDEIDLTSQDMLALFNSRLQGSDLRINQRFSTPTYEGYGVHKGYSVSDQMHYLIKCQACGHHQDPVFTRDFIHIPGLPDHVQDLLDLEQQLLDEGVINLDGCHVKCEKCHKPLDLGDHDNREWVAKYPSRSSFARGYQVRPFSTERLDVRYIVTQLFRYKARDNMKGFCNTVLGEVDKNGENRLTEKALELCFQISSAVPPPQEGKAYWLGIDVGQVCNLVLGVGDSMAKFDIVRWDTCRADELEGLVAKLFQRYRIVGGGIDRHPYTPTADRIRDMTNGIIMPMEYRGTKEVAEAKDATGAVSHLQINRTLVLDYISNAIKKGHVSFTGYTNQKALIIEHFRDMVRDVPEEGEAVWRKLNGKDHYFHASAFMMGAMCYHGVQLANQDYQHVGLGFDNLDAFGFESNTILPGYQPMGGDLFGGEWRANRNGKIITRHRG, from the coding sequence ATGGTTAACCCGTTTCTCGACAGCTTCCTGAAGGACGCCAACAACCGCTACAACATCGACCGGGACTCCATGAGCCACGGCGACTGGATGTGTGCCAACACCAAGCTGATGGGCAAGCCTTTCAGCTTTAAGCGGTACCCGTTCCAGAAGGCGATTGCCGACGATATGCACGACAACATGGACGTTATCAAACCGTCCCAGGTGGGTCTGGCCCTGGACCTTAACACGCCCGTACCCACACCCAATGGATGGAGCACCATGGGTGCCCTTCAAGTGGGGGATACAGTGTATGACGAGAAAGGCCAGCCCTGCCGAGTGGAGTATGTTTCACCCGTCTACACCGACCACCCGTGTTTCGCCGTGACTTTTGATACCGGCGAAACCATCGTGGCCGACGCCAATCACCGCTGGTATGTGGAGTGGCAGGGCGGTTCGGGAGTGATGCGCACCGAGGACATGGTGGGGGGGGATTACTGGATCCCCAACGATGTGGACCCCGACTCCCCCGCCTTTCAGGACGGTGACCCTTTCCAATGGAATATCGAGAGCATTACCCCGGTGGAAACCCGACCGGTGCGTTGTATCTCGGTCAGCTCCGAGAGTCACCTGTTCCTGGCCGGCCGTGGCCGGATCCCCACGCACAACACCGAGGTCCAGATCCGCAAGGCCCTGGCCATCCTGAAGCGAAGCCCCGGGATCAGCCTGATCTTCACGCTACCCAACGAGAAAATGTACAAGCGGATTTCAAAGGCCCGTATTCAGCCGCTGCTGGACGACCGGGCTTTCCGCAACCCCGACGCCGCCGGCACAAAACAAGCCATGAGCTTGATGAAGATCGGCTCCAGTTGGCTGTATGTCACCGGCGCCGCCGAGGCCGATGCGACCTCTATCAACGCCGATATCGTGTTCAACGACGAAATCGACCTAACTTCCCAGGATATGCTGGCCCTGTTCAACTCTCGTCTGCAGGGCTCCGATCTGCGCATCAATCAGCGGTTCTCCACGCCTACCTATGAGGGGTACGGGGTGCATAAGGGTTATTCGGTCAGTGACCAGATGCACTACCTCATCAAGTGCCAGGCCTGCGGCCACCATCAGGATCCGGTATTTACCCGTGATTTCATCCATATCCCGGGCCTGCCTGATCATGTGCAGGATCTGCTGGACCTGGAGCAGCAGTTGCTCGATGAGGGCGTGATCAACCTGGACGGTTGCCATGTGAAGTGCGAGAAATGCCACAAGCCCTTGGATCTGGGAGACCATGACAACCGGGAGTGGGTGGCCAAGTACCCCAGCCGCTCCAGCTTCGCCCGAGGCTATCAGGTGCGGCCGTTCTCCACCGAGCGCCTGGACGTTCGCTACATCGTGACTCAGCTGTTCCGCTACAAGGCCCGGGACAACATGAAGGGCTTCTGCAACACCGTGCTGGGCGAGGTGGACAAAAACGGCGAGAACCGGCTTACCGAAAAGGCCCTGGAGCTTTGCTTTCAAATCAGCAGCGCCGTTCCCCCTCCTCAGGAAGGAAAGGCCTACTGGTTGGGTATCGACGTGGGTCAGGTGTGCAACCTGGTGCTGGGCGTGGGCGACTCCATGGCCAAATTCGACATCGTGCGTTGGGATACCTGCCGGGCCGACGAGCTTGAGGGATTGGTGGCAAAGCTGTTCCAGCGGTATCGCATTGTGGGCGGCGGCATCGACCGTCATCCGTACACGCCGACCGCTGACCGTATCCGGGATATGACCAATGGCATCATCATGCCCATGGAATACCGAGGTACCAAGGAAGTGGCCGAGGCGAAGGATGCCACCGGTGCTGTCTCTCACCTGCAGATCAACCGGACCCTGGTACTGGACTACATCAGCAACGCCATCAAAAAAGGCCATGTGTCCTTCACCGGCTACACCAACCAGAAAGCCCTGATTATCGAGCACTTCCGGGATATGGTGCGGGATGTTCCCGAGGAAGGGGAGGCGGTGTGGCGCAAGCTGAACGGCAAAGACCACTACTTCCATGCCAGTGCCTTCATGATGGGCGCCATGTGTTATCACGGCGTTCAGCTGGCCAATCAGGACTATCAGCATGTTGGTCTGGGCTTTGACAACCTGGATGCGTTCGGTTTCGAGAGCAACACCATACTGCCCGGCTACCAGCCCATGGGTGGGGATCTGTTTGGTGGCGAGTGGCGGGCAAACCGGAACGGAAAAATCATTACCCGGCATCGGGGCTAA
- a CDS encoding dATP/dGTP diphosphohydrolase domain-containing protein, with amino-acid sequence MSAGRKFDQGKLQWWLLPITPVEAIIRVLMFGAKKYAPNNWQKIENAEERYFDAALRHLMAWRQGEKYDPESGHSHLAHAGCCILFMLWFEIHRCGKKTHG; translated from the coding sequence ATGAGCGCCGGCCGCAAGTTTGACCAGGGCAAGCTGCAGTGGTGGCTGCTGCCGATTACACCCGTGGAAGCCATCATTCGGGTGCTGATGTTCGGCGCCAAAAAGTACGCCCCCAATAACTGGCAGAAGATAGAAAACGCCGAGGAGCGGTACTTTGATGCCGCCCTGCGTCATCTCATGGCCTGGCGGCAGGGTGAGAAGTACGACCCGGAATCGGGCCACTCACACCTGGCCCACGCCGGCTGCTGCATCCTGTTCATGCTGTGGTTCGAGATCCACCGCTGTGGGAAGAAGACACATGGTTAA